The Ochotona princeps isolate mOchPri1 chromosome 17, mOchPri1.hap1, whole genome shotgun sequence genome segment CCTGGCAGGGAAGTGCAGGGCCTGAGCTGAGGCCTGGAAGGACTAGGCCACCACCCTTGGGCCTCAGGCCTGAGAGAGCCTGGTGCCCAGCTTCAGCTCTGGGCCCCGAGGTGCCAGGATTCACAGCGACACCCCACCCCCGTTTGTGCAGCCGTGTTGCCGCCCGCTGTGCTATGAGCAGACAGAGCGCCGTCTCCACCAGAGTTTACAAATGAAAATGGAGGAAATGTCTTTGTCTGGCCTGGATAACAGCAAACTAGAGGTGAGGGCTCCCCCACGTGTGCCTCTAGCTCTTTTTCTTGGTGTCTCCATGGCACACTGACTTGGCGTGCCCACCCAAGAGGGATGTGGGTAGTCAGGCTCATTCCTTCAAAGGACCGGCCAGCTGGAGGAGGCCTCAGGatccaggaagaagaaagaaggccAAGTCAAGATGGGGAGAATGGCAGGGCACGTGCTGCTGGGCTGGGGCCGCTCGGTGGGCCATGCGATGGCCAAGAGTTGCTGGCAACTGCTGACCACCTGTATTCTCCCCCCGGGGCGTAGGCCATCGCTCAGGAGATCTACGCGGACCTGGTAGAGGATTCTTGCTTGGGATTCTGCTTTGAGGTGCACCGGGCTGTTAAGTGTGGCTACTTCTTCTTGGACGACACGGACCCTGAGAGCATGAAGGATTTTGGTGAGCTTCAGAGGGAGGAGAGCCATGAGGTTCCCACTTGCTTCTGGCAGCTGGCCCGGATGAAGACCACTCCCGTCCCAAGGCGTTTCTGCGAGGCTAGTCAGGGTAACAAGAGGGGAGGGTACCCTGGCTGCCCCTGACCGCCACGCCTCTCCTGTCCCCAGAGATCGTGGACCAGCCGGGCTTGGACATCTTTGGACAGGTTTTCAACCAGTGGAAAAGTAAGGAGTGTGTATGCCCCAACTGCAGCCGCAGCATAGCTGCCTCCCGCTTTGCCCCCCACCTGGAGAAGTGCCTGGGAATGGGTCGGAACAGCAGCCGGATCGCCAACCGCCGGTGAGGGGCTTCCCCATGCCAtgaccccaggccctgcccactgGGGAGGTGCTCCCTTGAAGGGTGCTTCCCTGGAGTTGTAGTGAtgtgggcagggtggggcagcAACCTTGACCCTCTCCGTCCCCTTCCCTTGGCAGGATTGCCAACAGCAACAACATGAACAAGTCTGAAAGTGACCAGGAGGATAATGATGACATCAATGACAATGACTGGTCCTATGGCTCGGAGAAGAAAGGTGATTGGTTGGGATCTGGGGAGACCTGGGGGGCATGGGGAGGAGATGGGTAGGCTGTGGTCACAAGCTGTTTAAAGTGGCAGGATGAGTGTCACTGTAGCCTTTTGGTTGGCTGCCCTTAGAGTGAGAACTCAGTAGTAACCCTGCTCTGTGTTCTATCCCTCACAGCCAAGAAGAGGAAATCAGACAAGGTGAGAGTGGGGCAAGCCTGGGGGAAGTTGGGGCAAAGGCCAGGTACCCTCCCCCTTGGGCAGGGGCTCTGATGCCATCTGAGGTCATGGGGGGCCTCTGTGGGTTTGGAGATGGAGGTATCTGGTGGGCATGGGGGCAGAAGAGGCCTTGGGCTGATGGGAGGGAACAAGGGCAGCCGAGCCTCTTACTGGGGAGGGAAAGCAGGCATTTGAGGATGTTTCTTTGTCAAatcttttttccttccctggGTTCTCGGCTCCCCCTTGTCGTTACCTTTTTCCCCAAAGCTATGGTATCTCCCATTCCAGAACCCCAATTCCCCTCGAAGATCCAagtctttaaaacacaaaaatggtAAGTGGGGCTGGGGCACCAGAAGGGCTGCTTGCAGTGGATCTGGGACGCATTGCTGGGGTGGGGGCATGgtggggtggtgggtggtggggagaggcTGTGGGGAAGAGTATTGAGGGCGGGCTTGTGATCCTTCTATCACCCCCACTTCCTCTCTGGTTATTTTCAGGGTTCTCTGTCTGTACCTCTGCATCAAACACCCTtccccttcttttttcttcttcagggGAACTTAGCAATTCGGATCCTTTTAAGGTGAGCAGAGGCTGtctcccttttcttccctcttgGGGGTCCTTGCTGGAGTAGCAGGGGCTGGAACGCTGATAGCCATCAGCACTAGAGTTGCTCCTGGGGTCAGATGCATCCCGGTTCCTCCTGGCCCCACCCCAACAGTtctgcagctgggcccagaggccCTGGGAAAGCCTGCCAGGCAGTCTCCATGCCCCTCGCCTAGAGAGGGAGGAGGGCCAGGACTGTTGATGCCACGCTGATGCCGCCTGCTGCTGCTCTCATCCATCTCTGGTTCTCCCGCAGTATAACAACTCCACTGGGATCAGCTATGAGACCCTGGGGCCCGAGGAGCTGCGGAGCCTGCTCACCACGGTGAGCACCCGGGGAAGGGGCAGCCCTTGGGAGTGGCCGGAGCCGCAGGCAGCGGTCAAGGCCAAGCAGGAAGTGGTGACACAGCAGTCAAGGGCCACTGGCATTTGCTTTGGAAGGTAGTTTCCCTGTCCGTTGTGGCCCAAGACCACCCACACAGCCAGGGGCCCACTCTGCTGGTGACGGCTAGCGTCCAGTCAGATCCCCCAGCCCTCATCAGCTTCTGTTCCTCTTGCAGCAATGTGGGGTGATCTCGGAACACACCAAGAAGATGTGCACAAGGTGAGCATGGAGCCTCTATGGGCAGAGGGGCTCTTGTCTCCCCTTCTGCTCGGGGCCctcctctcctgtcttggccgcCTCAGGTCCTCAGTTCTTGCCTGCCTTGTCAGGGCCTGATGGTTCTTTTCTTACCAGGTCCCTACGCTGCCCCCAGCATACGGATGAGCAGAGGCGAACTGTGCGAATTTACTTCCTCGGGCCCTCAGCGTGAGTGACGCCACCACTGCTGCCGCCTCCCCCACCAAGAAGGGTGCTGGGCAGTGGGATAGGGGCAGGAGCTGCCTCTCTAAAGCCCTTCCGGTTCTTCCCTTTtccagtgtcctgtcagaggttGAGAGCTCCCTGGATAATGACAGCTTTGACATGACTGACAGCCAGGCCCTGATCAGCCGGCTCCAGTGGGACGGCTCCTCTGATCTCTCACCCTCTGATTCAGGCTCCTCCAAGACGAGTGAAAATCAGGGATGGGGTCTAGGTAGGTGCTGCCGCTGGGCCCCACGGGCTGGGATGCCCCCATCCTGCCACAGCCTGATCTCCACCCCTCTTCTGGCCCTCGTGTCTTCCTCTGCAGGTACCAACAGCTCGGAGTCTCGGaaaaccaagaaaaagaaatcccatCTGAGCCTGGTAGGgactgcctctggcctgggctcCAACAAAAAGAAGAAGCCAAAGCCCCCAGCGCCCCCGACGCCTAGCATCTATGATGACATCAACTGACTTGGGTGCAAAGGATAGCCTTTGGCTGAGAAGAGCCCTGTGTCCCGACCCCCACCCAGGTGGCACAGCCTGGCAAATGGACGGCTGCTGGGGGTTTGGGCTTGGGAAGCTTGGTGGGCCCGGCAGGCAGAGGATCCAATTATGCACCCCTGGGGGGTGTCAGGGTCTTCTGTGATGGAGCACGACTCCTCGGTGTGCAGGACTCAGACCTGGACATATTATGCCTTGGACATAAGTTTGGTGGGGAGGCGGTATTCCTATTTATTCTGTGAGTTACTGGATGTCCAGCTAGGCCAGGGGCCTGACCTGGGCACTGTGCCAGggcactgcctgcctcccaccccaggaACTGGACTAAGCCCTGCTGAGGGGCATTGTGGCTCCCTGGAGGCTGTGGGTTGGAAGCTGAGCCTGGAGGGGCCTCCCCTGCCTCAGGCTGCCCTCAGCAATGTGAATGGGTCTGGTGCTTGGagctgaggggcagggctgggcatgtCCTGTCTGTGTGCAGAATCCTATCAAATGCCCTCAATCCCAGGGGCAAGCAGGCGGCCAGTGCGCTGTCTGCTGAGGTGGGCGTCCAGAACTGCCACCACCTTCCCTGCCTCTCACAGGGGCAGCCCTTTCCCCTCAGTCCCCATGGGCCTCCTTGGCAGCAGGAGCTGTCCTTTTGTTGTTGGGTGCCAGGAAAGGGCCTCTGGCCTCTACAGCTTCaaggggcaggagaggggagggtagGAAGAGGGAGTGGTGTGGATCAGAGCTactccccctgcctctcctccctgccccggGGCTGGCGAGCAGTGGGGCCCAAGGTGAGAGGGAACGGTGCTGCTTTATTTGACATGTTTTCTTACCTCATTCCCTGCCCCAGGAAGGGGCCCAGCCTCACCCTCCTGGGGTGGCCCCACAGTCCTcctgcccaccctgccctgctgggGCAGCCTGAGTTCCCAACTGCTGCTGCCACCCCTTCACCTTGACCAGCTTCAGTTCCTCTCAGTGCTCCTCCCTCCAGAGCCTGCCCCGTGTCCCCTTCCTTCGCCgcttttaagttatttattctGTACTTGTGGTTCGGGGCTCTGAGGAAAACCTGACTCTTGTGCCTCTCCCCCTTTGCTAGGAGTGGGGTGGGAAGAGAGGGTGGTCTTCGTGCCCTGGATTGTCAGAGGACAAAGGGGTGTCATGCCCCTCTGGGACTGTTGCACCAGTATGCCCACCTGCCTGGTCTACATCTGGAAGAGATGTACCGCCCCACCTCCAGTGGGCACCAGCACTCCCAGGAGCCGAGCTGGAGGACTGCGGTCTAGTCTGAGCAGAGCTGACTGACCCAGGGATGGAGCTGACACTGAGCCCTGTTCTTTGGCGCTTGCTGGACAcatcccctgccctcctcccaggaGCCATCCCACAGGTTGGGTAGCTAGTACCCAGGACTGGTTGGACTGACTGGGGTTAGGGACCCTTGAGGGCTAAGGGAGCAACAGAGGTGTGGTTGTGGGGCCCTGTATGAAACCCCAGACCCCCTGTTGGGGTTGTTCTCATTGTGTCTGATGCCTGGTTACAGATTGGTTTTTAACCCaagaatgattattttttaaaaagccaaacatACTTTGGCAGCAGATAGAATAAATCCTGGGGCCCAGGCGCCTCTGTTCTTGGCTCTGCACAGCCTTCTCCCTCCGAGGGGGAAGCCAGAGGAAGAGGAGCATCTCAGCACGGCCATGGCCAACGGCCACTctccctcctgggaggcagctgcagcTCAGACCCTACCTAGCATGCCCTTTCCCTTCTGGCCTCACCCTTCCCCCCTTCTGGTTGGAGAAGGGAGAAGTGGGGAGCAGTTTGGGAACTGGTTTGTTCACATAAACGTCCCCATTGgtccctggcccaccctcagGGCAGAGCCCTGTGCCCAGGCTGGGTAAGAGATGGGCTTGGTCCAGCAGGAACCCTGAGGGAACAAGCAGACCCCTTTGTTCTGGGGAGTGTGCCCCCCCTACCATGTAGTtgatcaggggccaggagctccccaCTTACCTCCCTCTAACAGCAGGCTGTGTGGGTTTCAATtcccatccttcccaccctggctaGGTGTTGTCCACCCTGTATCCTATCATGTGTCTGAGTGTGTGGGGGGTTCTGTACTAATTCCCATGGCCGGTGGCTTTTTCCTTCCATGCATCACTCCCCCCCGCATGCCCAGGGGCCGCCCGCCTGGCATTACCGCATGCTGGGGTcattgggggaggggggtggggctCACGCTGTCCTGTGGtcttgagatttttatttttgcatatgtAATCCATCCTGTACAGGTAGCTAACTTTGTAAACGCTGTGTATTCCCTTTGCCCCCATGGCTGCTGGTGTAAATAAACTGCAACTCCCGTTGGTAACCCGGCCTACCCCCCTTGTTACATTGCTGAGGAGAGCAAAGCCATTCTTTTAATGTCACTGGAGGCAGCTCCACAGCCGTAGTAATAGAACTTTATTCAGAGATAGCAACCCTGCAGGAGCCCCAGATGCGAGGGCTTGGGGCCCCAGGAGCCATACCGAGCTTGTCCTTGGAGCTGGGCAGGGTAGGATGCTGGCAGAGGGCCAGCACTGTCTTTTGCTCACAGCCTTAGGCCTAGGGGAGTAGCAGCTGTGGCCTGGCTTCTCCCCATGCCAGGGGCTTGGCTCCATGCCCCATTCCCCATCCCAATTGAGCTCTACTAAGACATGAAGAAAAGTGCTCTGAAAGGGGAAAACGCTGGAAATTGTCTAGAACATGAGAGATGCCCTATTCCTGCTacagggctgggaggaaggaGGTGGCTGGGTGCACATGGGGAAGACTGGCACAATCTTTATCCCCGCTGGTGTGATTTTACTTGTGACAGACTGGTCCTTGGTTAAGGAGCTGCAGATGGTCCAGGCTCCCTACCGGAGCACAGTGGGGCATGCCAagccaccctggcaggcagccctAGGTGCTGGGGAAGAGGAACATgcagggcatttgggaagttttGGGGGGTGGTAACTATGCGTGGAAGGGAACCCTCAGAACCCAGATTTCCCACTGAATCTGGCCATCAGCTTTCAACTCCTGCAGGACCCCATACGTGAAGAGGACATCCTCTAATCTACCTGAGTTGTACTCACACAGAAGGGATGTATATGCCCCTGGGGACGTGAAGAGGTGGCCCTGGGCCTGTGTCCCATGCCCAATAGAGTGGGGGCAGT includes the following:
- the ATXN7L3 gene encoding ataxin-7-like protein 3 isoform X2 encodes the protein MKMEEMSLSGLDNSKLEAIAQEIYADLVEDSCLGFCFEVHRAVKCGYFFLDDTDPESMKDFEIVDQPGLDIFGQVFNQWKSKECVCPNCSRSIAASRFAPHLEKCLGMGRNSSRIANRRIANSNNMNKSESDQEDNDDINDNDWSYGSEKKAKKRKSDKNPNSPRRSKSLKHKNGFSVCTSASNTLPLLFSSSGELSNSDPFKYNNSTGISYETLGPEELRSLLTTQCGVISEHTKKMCTRSLRCPQHTDEQRRTVRIYFLGPSAVLSEVESSLDNDSFDMTDSQALISRLQWDGSSDLSPSDSGSSKTSENQGWGLGTNSSESRKTKKKKSHLSLVGTASGLGSNKKKKPKPPAPPTPSIYDDIN
- the ATXN7L3 gene encoding ataxin-7-like protein 3 isoform X3; protein product: MKMEEMSLSGLDNSKLEAIAQEIYADLVEDSCLGFCFEVHRAVKCGYFFLDDTDPESMKDFEIVDQPGLDIFGQVFNQWKSKECVCPNCSRSIAASRFAPHLEKCLGMGRNSSRIANRRIANSNNMNKSESDQEDNDDINDNDWSYGSEKKAKKRKSDKLWYLPFQNPNSPRRSKSLKHKNGELSNSDPFKYNNSTGISYETLGPEELRSLLTTQCGVISEHTKKMCTRSLRCPQHTDEQRRTVRIYFLGPSAVLSEVESSLDNDSFDMTDSQALISRLQWDGSSDLSPSDSGSSKTSENQGWGLGTNSSESRKTKKKKSHLSLVGTASGLGSNKKKKPKPPAPPTPSIYDDIN
- the ATXN7L3 gene encoding ataxin-7-like protein 3 isoform X4, with product MKMEEMSLSGLDNSKLEAIAQEIYADLVEDSCLGFCFEVHRAVKCGYFFLDDTDPESMKDFEIVDQPGLDIFGQVFNQWKSKECVCPNCSRSIAASRFAPHLEKCLGMGRNSSRIANRRIANSNNMNKSESDQEDNDDINDNDWSYGSEKKAKKRKSDKNPNSPRRSKSLKHKNGELSNSDPFKYNNSTGISYETLGPEELRSLLTTQCGVISEHTKKMCTRSLRCPQHTDEQRRTVRIYFLGPSAVLSEVESSLDNDSFDMTDSQALISRLQWDGSSDLSPSDSGSSKTSENQGWGLGTNSSESRKTKKKKSHLSLVGTASGLGSNKKKKPKPPAPPTPSIYDDIN
- the ATXN7L3 gene encoding ataxin-7-like protein 3 isoform X1; translation: MKMEEMSLSGLDNSKLEAIAQEIYADLVEDSCLGFCFEVHRAVKCGYFFLDDTDPESMKDFEIVDQPGLDIFGQVFNQWKSKECVCPNCSRSIAASRFAPHLEKCLGMGRNSSRIANRRIANSNNMNKSESDQEDNDDINDNDWSYGSEKKAKKRKSDKLWYLPFQNPNSPRRSKSLKHKNGFSVCTSASNTLPLLFSSSGELSNSDPFKYNNSTGISYETLGPEELRSLLTTQCGVISEHTKKMCTRSLRCPQHTDEQRRTVRIYFLGPSAVLSEVESSLDNDSFDMTDSQALISRLQWDGSSDLSPSDSGSSKTSENQGWGLGTNSSESRKTKKKKSHLSLVGTASGLGSNKKKKPKPPAPPTPSIYDDIN